TGGCTCATCTTGGAGCTTTCCATGACCATGCCGCCACAACCGTCGCCGCAGCCGGCGCCATAGCCTGAACCGCGACCCCTACACATGGCAtggctcatcttggagccttccagGACCATGCCGCCACAACCGCCACCACAGCCGGAACCGCAACCAGCTGACTTGGCGGAACCAGTCTTGGAGCATTCAATGACCATGTCGCCGCAAGCACCGCCACCGCAGCCAGAACCACAGCCTGAACCGCAGCCCCCAGACATGGCATGGATGGTCTTGGAGCCTTCCATAACCATGCCACCGCAACCACCGCCACAACCCGAACCGCAACCGCCTGACTTCGCGAAGCCAATCTTGGAGCCTTCGATGACAATGCCGCTACAACCACCGCCACAGCCTAAACAGCAACCACCTGAATTGGCAAAGCCAATCTTGGATCCTGCAATGACCATTGCGCCGCAGTCACCGCCATAGCCGGAACCGCAACCGCCACCACTGCCCGAACCGCAACCGCCTGACTTGGTGAAGGCAGTCTTGGGGCTTTCAATGACCATGCTGCCACAGCCACCCCCACAGCCTGAACCGCAACCGTCACCACAGCCCAAACCGCAACCACTTGACTTGGCAAAGCCAATCTTGGAGCCTTCCATGACCATGCTACTGCAACCACCGCCGCAACCTGAGCCACAACCGCTAGACTTGGTGCAGCTAGTCTTGGAGTGTTCGATCAACATGACACCGCAACCACCACCACAGACCGAGCCACAACCGCCTGACTTGGCATGACCATTTTGGGAGCCTTCAACCACCATACTGCTGCAAGTGCCACCACAACCTGAACCGCAACCGCTAGACTTGGCAATGCCAGCCTTGGAGCCTTCAATACCACCACATCCTGAACCACAACCACCTGACTTGGTGTTCCCCTCTTT
The Triticum dicoccoides isolate Atlit2015 ecotype Zavitan unplaced genomic scaffold, WEW_v2.0 scaffold57044, whole genome shotgun sequence DNA segment above includes these coding regions:
- the LOC119347001 gene encoding glycine-rich cell wall structural protein-like translates to KFSAEHPHGKAIALVDTESEFIAVDEDWFLLRWIAISFLFLNSIGKDGAKLIEGAMVPKDETVEPDTTVVSHTMKGEAAGATAGPGQCGTCGTHGGSDMVMASDKAGHASYGGSATASAKVADSKCGSCGSGCGGGCGVSVVTMSYKNGRASCGIIAGSKNGHTESAGCRSGCSSSCGGNMIIESSKEGNTKSGGCGSGCGGIEGSKAGIAKSSGCGSGCGGTCSSMVVEGSQNGHAKSGGCGSVCGGGCGVMLIEHSKTSCTKSSGCGSGCGGGCSSMVMEGSKIGFAKSSGCGLGCGDGCGSGCGGGCGSMVIESPKTAFTKSGGCGSGSGGGCGSGYGGDCGAMVIAGSKIGFANSGGCCLGCGGGCSGIVIEGSKIGFAKSGGCGSGCGGGCGGMVMEGSKTIHAMSGGCGSGCGSGCGGGACGDMVIECSKTGSAKSAGCGSGCGGGCGGMVLEGSKMSHAMCRGRGSGYGAGCGDGCGGMVME